GGCAGCAATTAACAGATGATCAAAAAAAGGAAGTTTCCGATTTGGAAAAGCGGATGCTTGATAATCCATTGATATATAATTACTTTCAGGCGCAGCAAAAATTTGAAAAAGTATTAGAGCAAATAAATGGTATCATATCAAATGCCATAACCGGTCAACAAAGCTCATGCAGCGACGAGTGTTGCTCCTCCTGCAGCGGTTGCGGCCATTAAGCAGGTAAAACTCCCGGCGTACTTGCGCCGGGTTTTTTTGTTGATTGAGCTTGATAAAATTCTATAGCTGTCACTTTTTTTGTACTCGAATGAATAAATTTCTTTATGTTATAATATTCCCGGGAGGGACATGCTGTGGTTTATACTCCGATGATGCAACAATACTTGAAAATTAAACAAAATTATCAAAACCATATTCTCATGTTTCGCATGGGAGATTTCTATGAAATGTTTTTCGATGACGCCCTGCAGGCCTCCAGGGATTTGGAAATTGCTTTAACCGCTCGTGATGGAGGCGGCGGGAAAAAAGTACCCATGTGTGGTGTACCTCATCATGCCGCCCAGTCCTATATTGCCAGGCTTATTGCCAAGGGACGCCGGGTGGTCATATGTGAACAAACCGAGGACCCCAGACAGGCCAAGGGGTTGGTAAAAAGAGAGGTAACCAGAATTGTTACCCCCGGTACAGTA
This genomic interval from Desulfoscipio sp. XC116 contains the following:
- a CDS encoding YlbF family regulator, whose product is MSILEKAYELGQEIAASDELNDMKNSEMSMMQDPEAQGIIQEFNTKQKQYLEMQKQGQQLTDDQKKEVSDLEKRMLDNPLIYNYFQAQQKFEKVLEQINGIISNAITGQQSSCSDECCSSCSGCGH